From Malacoplasma iowae:
ATCATTTGCAGCAACAGAAGACACATGCATATTAGTGGCTAAATAATACGTGTTTTCAGAATTCATATCTTTTTGAACAATTCAAGCTGTACCTGTTATAAAATATGATTCTCTTACTCTAGAACCATCTAATTTATATGTATATTTACTTGCTAAAAATCTTAAAGAGAAACTTCTTTCGCTAATTCATTTTAAGTGTTGATCATCTGCTCTATAGCCTCTTTGATAAGTTTCTGGATCATCAAGTTTTTGATAGTCTGTAATTTGATTTTGTGATATTTTGGTTGTTTGATCAACTGATGTAACAACAAAATAAGCTATTACTGAACCTATTGCAAAAAGAGCTAATGCACCAGACAAAAAAGACAATAATTTTTTTGACATTATTAGCTCCTTTGTTGAAAATATTTATTATATATTAACTCTTTAATATTAAATATCAACAACATAAAAGTTTTTAAAAATAAAAAAATATAAAATATAAAAATAAAAATACAGCCTTTTTATAATTTAGCTGTATTTTCAAAAAATAAATTAATTAATAGAATTTTCAATTCTTAGTTTTCCCTCAATTCCTTTTAACAGAGTTATTGTAACTAGTGTATCAATATCACAATATCTTATTTCTCTTAAAATTTTAGGTATTTCAATAAACATACAAATAATTTCAATATTCTTCTTTTCTGTCATGCTATATCCACCAGTTGTTGTGTTTATTGTTAGAGAATGATTAAAGTTTTTAGAGTATAAATAATCTCTAATTTTATGAGCTTTTTCACTATAAATAGTAATTTTAACTGCTTTATCTTTAGGGAATAATAAATTAATAACTAAAGCAACTAAAATTGAATAAATAATTCCACTAACTAAGTTTTGAGAGAAAAATCTTTCATATCCAGCATTACCATCAGCAATTATGGCTGGAATATAAGCACCAACAACTGATGTTAAAAGAACTGAACCCATATTAAAAAATAAAAGCATTTTCCCAATTGATTTATTCTTTTTGTATGAATAGTAGAATGACACAAAATCAAGACCACCAGTACTTCCACCAACCGCTAAAGCCATAGAGTATGCTAAACCATTAAGTAATCCAGCACCAGCTGTGTACATAAACATAAATCAAAACTTAGAACCATCAGTTATATATGTACCATTAATTGTATGACTTTGGAAAGTTAACATTTGAACACCAAACTCATATAATTCACCATTAACAGCATCAAGCGATGAACCAGAAATTTTTATAACTTCAGGACGTGTATCACCAAACACAAATAATTCTTTTGTACCAGGAATTAAATTAATTAATAATGGTACAACAGTTGAAACAACAACAGGAATTGAAGATAATATTGTGAAGTTTTTACCAATTTTAAAATAAGAAAATATAATTAATGGAATACTTACAACTAAATAAAACCCATAAAACATGGATGTATATAAAACTTCAGCTGAGTCACCATTAAGAAGATTACCTTTTAAAACAGCTGTTTTAGTAATTCTTGCAATACCTTGGAAAATACCTGACATTCCACTAATAATAACACCTGTATTTTGTATCATTACAATAGACACAAAACTCATAAGTAAACCAACAAGGAAAGCAATTAGAATTCTTCATTTCATATCAGATCTTGAATAAAAAACTGAGAATCATCCAATTGTAGATTTAAATTGAGTTAATATAAACTTAACTTCTTTTTTTGATTTAGATCTTTGTTGAGCTTTAATTGCTTTTTTAGTAATTAATTCTTCTTCTTTTTGTTTTAAAGATTTAGATTTAAAAAGATCTTTAAATCTTTCTTTAAAAGTTTTATTAGCTTTAAGTTCTTGTTTAATAACATTTATATTTTGTTGTATTTCCAACTCTTTAGAACTTAAAACTTGTATTTCAATTTCACCTTTTTCTTCAGGTGTTTTTAATTCATCTGATTCACTTTTTACTTTTTTATCTTCTTTATTATTTTCGTTATCTAAAGTTTCTATTTTTTCTTGATTTTGAGTTTTTGAAATTACATCAGTAGCTTCTTGTTTTGATTTTTCTTCTTCTTTTTTAATTAATTCATGAACATTTATTTCTTTTAATTGTGATTGTAATTTTTCTAATTCAAGGGCTTCTTTTTCCTCTTTTGTTAAATTAGAATTATCTGCATTTGCATCATTATTAACTTCTTCTTGATTTGAATTTTCTTGTTTTTCTTTGTTGTCTAACTGCTCATTTTCATTATTAGATTGATGCACCAAATCATCATTAGAATTATCTTCTAATGCTTTTTTTGTGGTTTTTTCTTTATCTTTTGATGATGAATTATCGTCTTTTTTGCTATTGTTTTTTTGTTTAGATTCTTTTGAACTTACATCATCTTGATTTTCATTCTTATCGTTGTTTTTTTCTTTCATAATAAATTCGCAATCAAAATTTATGAAATAATTATAACAAATTTATAAAAATGTAAAATAGCAAAAAATTACTTTTTTAAAAAATATTAATAAATTAAATAAAAACAATTTTATCTTGTAACAATAAGTGAAATAAAAGCAACTAAATTACAAATAAAATGAATAGAAATACATGGAACAATATTTTTAGTT
This genomic window contains:
- a CDS encoding YitT family protein; the protein is MKEKNNDKNENQDDVSSKESKQKNNSKKDDNSSSKDKEKTTKKALEDNSNDDLVHQSNNENEQLDNKEKQENSNQEEVNNDANADNSNLTKEEKEALELEKLQSQLKEINVHELIKKEEEKSKQEATDVISKTQNQEKIETLDNENNKEDKKVKSESDELKTPEEKGEIEIQVLSSKELEIQQNINVIKQELKANKTFKERFKDLFKSKSLKQKEEELITKKAIKAQQRSKSKKEVKFILTQFKSTIGWFSVFYSRSDMKWRILIAFLVGLLMSFVSIVMIQNTGVIISGMSGIFQGIARITKTAVLKGNLLNGDSAEVLYTSMFYGFYLVVSIPLIIFSYFKIGKNFTILSSIPVVVSTVVPLLINLIPGTKELFVFGDTRPEVIKISGSSLDAVNGELYEFGVQMLTFQSHTINGTYITDGSKFWFMFMYTAGAGLLNGLAYSMALAVGGSTGGLDFVSFYYSYKKNKSIGKMLLFFNMGSVLLTSVVGAYIPAIIADGNAGYERFFSQNLVSGIIYSILVALVINLLFPKDKAVKITIYSEKAHKIRDYLYSKNFNHSLTINTTTGGYSMTEKKNIEIICMFIEIPKILREIRYCDIDTLVTITLLKGIEGKLRIENSIN